The Drosophila innubila isolate TH190305 chromosome 3R unlocalized genomic scaffold, UK_Dinn_1.0 2_E_3R, whole genome shotgun sequence genome has a segment encoding these proteins:
- the LOC117792523 gene encoding protein psiG isoform X4: MTPQHVRMINYYAFHIFLVLCMVHPLLTLKIEKQNSIVCEEGAVKEDPSDCASYFQCLDGKTVKQRCHSESYFDPAWEVCVIDVDGICKPITVNCTEGDLEENPKNSCGYLKCVNGSLVEVNCTSGSYFNTTLNICLIDENGVCSSIPEECIDGEITVDPEDPCGYLKCVNESLVKVNCSSGSYFNSTLDICLVDENGVCSSIPEECIDGEITVDPEDPCGYLKCVNESLVKVNCTSGSYFNSTLNICLIDENGVCSSIPEDCIDGEIKEDPEDPCGYLKCVNGSLAEVNCTSGSYFNSTLNICLIDENGVCSSIPEDCIDGEIKEDPEDPCGYLKCVNESLVKVNCTSGSYFNSTLNICLIDENGVCSSISEKCIEGEIEENPEDSCGYLQCLNGSLEIVNCSSGSYFNSTLQTCLIDENGVCSLISESCIEGELQEDTKECSGYLQCINGEMVNQLCSYGYYFHSELKSCVVDNNGVCTPITENCEEGDRETDAEDCTMYVECIDGDFVAQKCAKGSYFEFRIKACVIDENFVCIPHVD; encoded by the exons atgacGCCTCAACATGTTCGGATGATTAACTATTATG CGTTTCACATATTTCTAGTGCTCTGCATGGTACATCCAttgttaactttaaaaatcgaaaagcaAAATTCTATTGTCTGCGAGGAAGGCGCTGTGAAAGAAGATCCGTCAGATTGCGCTAGTTATTTTCAATGTCTAGATGGAAAAACTGTGAAGCAGAGATGCCACAGTGAAAGCTACTTTGATCCAGCATGGGAAGTCTGCGTGATCGATGTTGATGGAATCTGTAAGCCTATCACTGTCAACTGTACGGAAGGCGACCTGGAAGAAAACCCCAAAAACAGTTGTGGTtact TGAAATGTGTAAACGGAAGCCTTGTGGAAGTGAATTGTACCAGTGGAAGCTATTTTAATACAACTTTGAATATCTGCCTTATCGATGAGAATGGAGTCTGCTCATCGATTCCTGAAGAATGCATCGATGGAGAGATTACGGTAGATCCTGAAGACCCTTGTGGGTATCTGAAATGTGTAAACGAAAGCCTTGTAAAAGTGAACTGTTCCAGTGGAAGTTATTTTAACTCAACTTTGGATATCTGCCTTGTCGATGAGAATGGAGTCTGCTCATCGATTCCTGAAGAATGCATCGATGGAGAGATTACGGTAGATCCTGAAGACCCTTGTGGCTACTTGAAATGTGTAAACGAAAGCCTTGTAAAAGTGAACTGTACCAGTGGAAGTTATTTCAATTCAACTTTGAATATCTGCCTTATCGATGAGAATGGAGTCTGCTCATCGATTCCTGAAGACTGCATCGATGGAGAGATTAAGGAGGATCCCGAAGACCCTTGTGGGTATCTGAAATGTGTAAACGGAAGCCTTGCGGAAGTGAATTGTACCAGTGGAAGTTATTTCAATTCAACTTTGAATATCTGCCTTATCGATGAGAATGGAGTCTGCTCATCGATTCCTGAAGACTGCATCGATGGAGAGATTAAGGAGGATCCCGAAGACCCTTGTGGGTATCTGAAATGTGTAAACGAAAGCCTTGTTAAAGTGAACTGTACCAGTGGAAGTTACTTCAATTCAACTTTGAATATCTGCCTTATCGATGAGAATGGAGTCTGTTCTTCGATCTCAGAAAAGTGTATTGAAGGAGAAATTGAGGAAAATCCAGAAGACTCTTGTGGCTACTTGCAATGTCTAAACGGAAGTCTTGAGATAGTGAACTGTAGTAGTGgaagttattttaattctacTTTGCAGACTTGTCTTATCGATGAGAATGGCGTCTGTTCTTTAATTTCTGAAAGTTGTATTGAAGGTGAGCTCCAAGAAGATACCAAAGAGTGTAGCGGATATTTGCAGTGTATCAATGGCGAAATGGTAAATCAACTTTGTTCATATGGCTACTATTTTCATTCAGAATTGAAAAGTTGCGTCGTTGACAATAATGGTGTTTGTACACCCATAACTGAGAATTGTGAGGAAGGTGATCGGGAGACAGATGCTGAAGATTGCACAATGTATGTGGAGTGCATAGATGGTGATTTTGTTGCACAAAAGTGTGCAAAGGGAAGTTACTTTGAATTCAGAATTAAGGCATGTGTTATCGATGAAAATTTTGTGTGTATTCCTCATGTGGACtaa
- the LOC117792523 gene encoding protein psiG isoform X3 — MTPQHVRMINYYAFHIFLVLCMVHPLLTLKIEKQNSIVCEEGAVKEDPSDCASYFQCLDGKTVKQRCHSESYFDPAWEVCVIDVDGICKPITVNCTEGDLEENPKNSCGYLKCVNGSLVEVNCTSGSYFNTTLNICLIDENGVCSSIPEECIDGEITVDPEDPCGYLKCVNESLVKVNCSSGSYFNSTLDICLVDENGVCSSIPEECIDGEITVDPEDPCGYLKCVNESLVKVNCTSGSYFNSTLNICLIDENGVCSSIPEDCIDGEIKEDPEDPCGYLKCVNGSLAEVNCTSGSYFNSTLNICLIDENGVCSSIPEDCIDGEIKEDPEDPCGYLKCVNESLVKVNCTSGSYFNSTLNICLIDENGVCSSISEKCIEGEIEENPEDSCGYLQCLNGSLEIVNCSSGSYFNSTLQTCLIDENGVCSLISESCIEGELQEDTKECSGYLQCINGEMVNQLCSYGYYFHSELKSCVVDNNGVCTPITENCEEGDRETDAEDCTMYVECIDGDFVAQKCAKGSYFEFRIKACVIDENFVCIPHVD; from the exons atgacGCCTCAACATGTTCGGATGATTAACTATTATG CGTTTCACATATTTCTAGTGCTCTGCATGGTACATCCAttgttaactttaaaaatcgaaaagcaAAATTCTATTGTCTGCGAGGAAGGCGCTGTGAAAGAAGATCCGTCAGATTGCGCTAGTTATTTTCAATGTCTAGATGGAAAAACTGTGAAGCAGAGATGCCACAGTGAAAGCTACTTTGATCCAGCATGGGAAGTCTGCGTGATCGATGTTGATGGAATCTGTAAGCCTATCACTGTCAACTGTACGGAAGGCGACCTGGAAGAAAACCCCAAAAACAGTTGTGGT TATCTGAAATGTGTAAACGGAAGCCTTGTGGAAGTGAATTGTACCAGTGGAAGCTATTTTAATACAACTTTGAATATCTGCCTTATCGATGAGAATGGAGTCTGCTCATCGATTCCTGAAGAATGCATCGATGGAGAGATTACGGTAGATCCTGAAGACCCTTGTGGGTATCTGAAATGTGTAAACGAAAGCCTTGTAAAAGTGAACTGTTCCAGTGGAAGTTATTTTAACTCAACTTTGGATATCTGCCTTGTCGATGAGAATGGAGTCTGCTCATCGATTCCTGAAGAATGCATCGATGGAGAGATTACGGTAGATCCTGAAGACCCTTGTGGCTACTTGAAATGTGTAAACGAAAGCCTTGTAAAAGTGAACTGTACCAGTGGAAGTTATTTCAATTCAACTTTGAATATCTGCCTTATCGATGAGAATGGAGTCTGCTCATCGATTCCTGAAGACTGCATCGATGGAGAGATTAAGGAGGATCCCGAAGACCCTTGTGGGTATCTGAAATGTGTAAACGGAAGCCTTGCGGAAGTGAATTGTACCAGTGGAAGTTATTTCAATTCAACTTTGAATATCTGCCTTATCGATGAGAATGGAGTCTGCTCATCGATTCCTGAAGACTGCATCGATGGAGAGATTAAGGAGGATCCCGAAGACCCTTGTGGGTATCTGAAATGTGTAAACGAAAGCCTTGTTAAAGTGAACTGTACCAGTGGAAGTTACTTCAATTCAACTTTGAATATCTGCCTTATCGATGAGAATGGAGTCTGTTCTTCGATCTCAGAAAAGTGTATTGAAGGAGAAATTGAGGAAAATCCAGAAGACTCTTGTGGCTACTTGCAATGTCTAAACGGAAGTCTTGAGATAGTGAACTGTAGTAGTGgaagttattttaattctacTTTGCAGACTTGTCTTATCGATGAGAATGGCGTCTGTTCTTTAATTTCTGAAAGTTGTATTGAAGGTGAGCTCCAAGAAGATACCAAAGAGTGTAGCGGATATTTGCAGTGTATCAATGGCGAAATGGTAAATCAACTTTGTTCATATGGCTACTATTTTCATTCAGAATTGAAAAGTTGCGTCGTTGACAATAATGGTGTTTGTACACCCATAACTGAGAATTGTGAGGAAGGTGATCGGGAGACAGATGCTGAAGATTGCACAATGTATGTGGAGTGCATAGATGGTGATTTTGTTGCACAAAAGTGTGCAAAGGGAAGTTACTTTGAATTCAGAATTAAGGCATGTGTTATCGATGAAAATTTTGTGTGTATTCCTCATGTGGACtaa
- the LOC117792523 gene encoding protein psiG isoform X1 — MTPQHVRMINYYAFHIFLVLCMVHPLLTLKIEKQNSIVCEEGAVKEDPSDCASYFQCLDGKTVKQRCHSESYFDPAWEVCVIDVDGICKPITVNCTEGDLEENPKNSCGYLKCLNGSLVEVNCTSGSYFNTTLNICLIDENGVCSSIPEECIDGEITVDPEDPCGYLKCVNESLVKVNCSSGSYFNSTLDICLVDENGVCSSIPEECIDGEITVDPEDPCGYLKCVNESLVKVNCTSGSYFNSTLNICLIDENGVCSSIPEDCIDGEIKEDPEDPCGYLKCVNGSLAEVNCTSGSYFNSTLNICLIDENGVCSSIPEDCIDGEIKEDPEDPCGYLKCVNESLVKVNCTSGSYFNSTLNICLIDENGVCSSISEKCIEGEIEENPEDSCGYLQCLNGSLEIVNCSSGSYFNSTLQTCLIDENGVCSLISESCIEGELQEDTKECSGYLQCINGEMVNQLCSYGYYFHSELKSCVVDNNGVCTPITENCEEGDRETDAEDCTMYVECIDGDFVAQKCAKGSYFEFRIKACVIDENFVCIPHVD, encoded by the exons atgacGCCTCAACATGTTCGGATGATTAACTATTATG CGTTTCACATATTTCTAGTGCTCTGCATGGTACATCCAttgttaactttaaaaatcgaaaagcaAAATTCTATTGTCTGCGAGGAAGGCGCTGTGAAAGAAGATCCGTCAGATTGCGCTAGTTATTTTCAATGTCTAGATGGAAAAACTGTGAAGCAGAGATGCCACAGTGAAAGCTACTTTGATCCAGCATGGGAAGTCTGCGTGATCGATGTTGATGGAATCTGTAAGCCTATCACTGTCAACTGTACGGAAGGCGACCTGGAAGAAAACCCCAAAAACAGTTGTGGTtacttaaaatgtt TAAACGGAAGCCTTGTGGAAGTGAATTGTACCAGTGGAAGCTATTTTAATACAACTTTGAATATCTGCCTTATCGATGAGAATGGAGTCTGCTCATCGATTCCTGAAGAATGCATCGATGGAGAGATTACGGTAGATCCTGAAGACCCTTGTGGGTATCTGAAATGTGTAAACGAAAGCCTTGTAAAAGTGAACTGTTCCAGTGGAAGTTATTTTAACTCAACTTTGGATATCTGCCTTGTCGATGAGAATGGAGTCTGCTCATCGATTCCTGAAGAATGCATCGATGGAGAGATTACGGTAGATCCTGAAGACCCTTGTGGCTACTTGAAATGTGTAAACGAAAGCCTTGTAAAAGTGAACTGTACCAGTGGAAGTTATTTCAATTCAACTTTGAATATCTGCCTTATCGATGAGAATGGAGTCTGCTCATCGATTCCTGAAGACTGCATCGATGGAGAGATTAAGGAGGATCCCGAAGACCCTTGTGGGTATCTGAAATGTGTAAACGGAAGCCTTGCGGAAGTGAATTGTACCAGTGGAAGTTATTTCAATTCAACTTTGAATATCTGCCTTATCGATGAGAATGGAGTCTGCTCATCGATTCCTGAAGACTGCATCGATGGAGAGATTAAGGAGGATCCCGAAGACCCTTGTGGGTATCTGAAATGTGTAAACGAAAGCCTTGTTAAAGTGAACTGTACCAGTGGAAGTTACTTCAATTCAACTTTGAATATCTGCCTTATCGATGAGAATGGAGTCTGTTCTTCGATCTCAGAAAAGTGTATTGAAGGAGAAATTGAGGAAAATCCAGAAGACTCTTGTGGCTACTTGCAATGTCTAAACGGAAGTCTTGAGATAGTGAACTGTAGTAGTGgaagttattttaattctacTTTGCAGACTTGTCTTATCGATGAGAATGGCGTCTGTTCTTTAATTTCTGAAAGTTGTATTGAAGGTGAGCTCCAAGAAGATACCAAAGAGTGTAGCGGATATTTGCAGTGTATCAATGGCGAAATGGTAAATCAACTTTGTTCATATGGCTACTATTTTCATTCAGAATTGAAAAGTTGCGTCGTTGACAATAATGGTGTTTGTACACCCATAACTGAGAATTGTGAGGAAGGTGATCGGGAGACAGATGCTGAAGATTGCACAATGTATGTGGAGTGCATAGATGGTGATTTTGTTGCACAAAAGTGTGCAAAGGGAAGTTACTTTGAATTCAGAATTAAGGCATGTGTTATCGATGAAAATTTTGTGTGTATTCCTCATGTGGACtaa
- the LOC117792527 gene encoding phospholipase A1-like isoform X2 — MKLWFLLTVCALAGSVSSMSIGDRAGRINGENGWYVPQVDGSLMWLSMSEANEQLSAYETLNDLEINERISLNAVDFYLYTQRNPHEGQAIKPSKESIDASNFNAYYPTRITIHGWNSNYKDGVNSGVRAAWFLTGNYNMIAVDWSRGRSLEYASSVAAVSATGAKIAKLVDFLVKEYGMSLDTLEIVGFSLGAHVAGHTAKQVATGKVQKVVGLDPAMPMLSYDKPAKRLSSNDAFYVETIQTNGGTLGYTKPIGRAAFYPNGGKSQPGCGIDLTGGCSHTRAVSYYVESLMMNNFPSMRCPSYEYAINKDCGSTYSSVRMGSLQNELMAVGEFYVPVNKESPYGLGDTNENETSTSGSEPCTTTPEDVETTVTPTATTPAKETTTTRPSDDDKGKDHSTNIYILNLIFVNSHVNKHETN; from the exons ATGAAATTGTGGTTTCTCTTAACTGTTTGCGCGCTGGCTG GTTCAGTCAGCTCAATGTCCATTGGGGACAGAGCAGGACGCATTAATGGAGAAAATGGATGGTATGTGCCCCAGGTGGATGGCAGTCTCATGTGGCTAAGCATGTCTGAAGCGAATGAGCAACTATCTGCATATGAAACTCTCAATGACCTTGAGATCAATGAACGAATTTCCCTGAATGCAGTTGACTTTTATTTGTACACGCAACGTAATCCCCACGAAGGACAGGCTATAAAACCCAGCAAGGAGTCTATTGATGCCTCCAACTTTAACGCCTATTATCCTACCAG AATTACCATACATGGCTGGAACTCAAATTATAAGGATGGTGTGAACAGTGGAGTTCGTGCAGCCTGGTTCCTCACTGGAAATTATAACATGATTGCCGTGGATTGGTCGAGAGGTCGTTCTCTGGAATATGCCTCGTCGGTAGCAGCGGTTTCTGCCACGGGAGCCAAAATTGCTAAGCTTGTAGACTTTCTGGTAAAGGAATATGGCATGTCCCTGGACACACTCGAGATTGTGGGCTTCAGTCTTGGCGCCCATGTTGCAGGACACACAGCAAAGCAAGTGGCCACTGGAAAGGTACAAAAAGTGGTGGGTCTTGACCCAGCGATGCCCATGTTGAGCTATGATAAGCCGGCAAAACGATTGTCCAGCAATGACGCCTTCTACGTGGAAACAATTCAGACGAACGGCGGCACCTTGGGATACACAAAGCCAATTGGCAGAGCTGCCTTCTATCCAAATGGCGGTAAGTCCCAGCCTGGTTGTGGCATCGATTTAACCGGAGGTTGCTCTCACACACGTGCCGTGTCCTACTACGTTGAATCGCTGATGATGAACAACTTTCCCAGCATGAGGTGTCCTTCCTACGAGTATGCCATCAACAAGGACTGCGGCAGCACCTACAGCTCGGTTCGCATGGGTTCGCTACAGAATGAGTTGATGGCCGTTGGAGAGTTCTATGTGCCTGTGAATAAGGAATCACCCTACGGATTGGGAGacacaaatgaaaat GAAACATCGACCTCGGGTTCTGAACCCTGCACGACTACGCCTGAAGATGTTGAAACAACTGTAACTCCTACAGCAACAACCCCAGCgaaggaaacaacaacaacgaggcCATCTGACGATGACAAAGGAAAAGACCATTCTACAAACATTTATATCCTGAATTTAATATTCGTAAATTCCCATGTCAACAAGCACGAGACAAATTAA
- the LOC117792523 gene encoding protein psiG isoform X2 produces MTPQHVRMINYYAFHIFLVLCMVHPLLTLKIEKQNSIVCEEGAVKEDPSDCASYFQCLDGKTVKQRCHSESYFDPAWEVCVIDVDGICKPITVNCTEGDLEENPKNSCGYLKCVNGSLVEVNCTSGSYFNTTLNICLIDENGVCSSIPEECIDGEITVDPEDPCGYLKCVNESLVKVNCSSGSYFNSTLDICLVDENGVCSSIPEECIDGEITVDPEDPCGYLKCVNESLVKVNCTSGSYFNSTLNICLIDENGVCSSIPEDCIDGEIKEDPEDPCGYLKCVNGSLAEVNCTSGSYFNSTLNICLIDENGVCSSIPEDCIDGEIKEDPEDPCGYLKCVNESLVKVNCTSGSYFNSTLNICLIDENGVCSSISEKCIEGEIEENPEDSCGYLQCLNGSLEIVNCSSGSYFNSTLQTCLIDENGVCSLISESCIEGELQEDTKECSGYLQCINGEMVNQLCSYGYYFHSELKSCVVDNNGVCTPITENCEEGDRETDAEDCTMYVECIDGDFVAQKCAKGSYFEFRIKACVIDENFVCIPHVD; encoded by the exons atgacGCCTCAACATGTTCGGATGATTAACTATTATG CGTTTCACATATTTCTAGTGCTCTGCATGGTACATCCAttgttaactttaaaaatcgaaaagcaAAATTCTATTGTCTGCGAGGAAGGCGCTGTGAAAGAAGATCCGTCAGATTGCGCTAGTTATTTTCAATGTCTAGATGGAAAAACTGTGAAGCAGAGATGCCACAGTGAAAGCTACTTTGATCCAGCATGGGAAGTCTGCGTGATCGATGTTGATGGAATCTGTAAGCCTATCACTGTCAACTGTACGGAAGGCGACCTGGAAGAAAACCCCAAAAACAGTTGTGGTtacttaaa ATGTGTAAACGGAAGCCTTGTGGAAGTGAATTGTACCAGTGGAAGCTATTTTAATACAACTTTGAATATCTGCCTTATCGATGAGAATGGAGTCTGCTCATCGATTCCTGAAGAATGCATCGATGGAGAGATTACGGTAGATCCTGAAGACCCTTGTGGGTATCTGAAATGTGTAAACGAAAGCCTTGTAAAAGTGAACTGTTCCAGTGGAAGTTATTTTAACTCAACTTTGGATATCTGCCTTGTCGATGAGAATGGAGTCTGCTCATCGATTCCTGAAGAATGCATCGATGGAGAGATTACGGTAGATCCTGAAGACCCTTGTGGCTACTTGAAATGTGTAAACGAAAGCCTTGTAAAAGTGAACTGTACCAGTGGAAGTTATTTCAATTCAACTTTGAATATCTGCCTTATCGATGAGAATGGAGTCTGCTCATCGATTCCTGAAGACTGCATCGATGGAGAGATTAAGGAGGATCCCGAAGACCCTTGTGGGTATCTGAAATGTGTAAACGGAAGCCTTGCGGAAGTGAATTGTACCAGTGGAAGTTATTTCAATTCAACTTTGAATATCTGCCTTATCGATGAGAATGGAGTCTGCTCATCGATTCCTGAAGACTGCATCGATGGAGAGATTAAGGAGGATCCCGAAGACCCTTGTGGGTATCTGAAATGTGTAAACGAAAGCCTTGTTAAAGTGAACTGTACCAGTGGAAGTTACTTCAATTCAACTTTGAATATCTGCCTTATCGATGAGAATGGAGTCTGTTCTTCGATCTCAGAAAAGTGTATTGAAGGAGAAATTGAGGAAAATCCAGAAGACTCTTGTGGCTACTTGCAATGTCTAAACGGAAGTCTTGAGATAGTGAACTGTAGTAGTGgaagttattttaattctacTTTGCAGACTTGTCTTATCGATGAGAATGGCGTCTGTTCTTTAATTTCTGAAAGTTGTATTGAAGGTGAGCTCCAAGAAGATACCAAAGAGTGTAGCGGATATTTGCAGTGTATCAATGGCGAAATGGTAAATCAACTTTGTTCATATGGCTACTATTTTCATTCAGAATTGAAAAGTTGCGTCGTTGACAATAATGGTGTTTGTACACCCATAACTGAGAATTGTGAGGAAGGTGATCGGGAGACAGATGCTGAAGATTGCACAATGTATGTGGAGTGCATAGATGGTGATTTTGTTGCACAAAAGTGTGCAAAGGGAAGTTACTTTGAATTCAGAATTAAGGCATGTGTTATCGATGAAAATTTTGTGTGTATTCCTCATGTGGACtaa
- the LOC117792534 gene encoding phospholipase A1, producing the protein MKLFLVFAFCVLAASATEHQMNGENGWYVPQADGTFEWVDKDAAESYLEAHAERERNLLNPVTFYLYTKSNQNSPQEIKANKNSISGSNFNPKNPTRFTIHGWTSSADDYVNYGVRNAWFTRGDMNMITVDWGRARSVDYASSVLAVPGVGEQVADLINFLRSNYGMSLDNTMIIGHSLGAHVSGFAGKNVKNGQVNTIIGLDPALPLYSYDSPNKRLNSNDAYYVESIQTNGGMLGFLKPIGKGAFYPNGGKSQPGCGADLTGSCAHSRSVIYYAESISQNNFPTMRCGDYEQAVSKSCGNTYSSVKMGALTNAYMVSGDYYVPVNGQYPYGYGN; encoded by the exons ATGAAGCTGTTTTTGGTTTTCGCATTCTGCGTTTTGGCGG CCAGCGCCACTGAGCACCAGATGAATGGTGAAAATGGCTGGTATGTGCCCCAGGCCGATGGAACCTTTGAGTGGGTAGACAAGGATGCCGCCGAGTCCTATCTGGAAGCTCATGCCGAGCGTGAGCGCAATCTGTTGAACCCTGTTACCTTCTATCTGTATACCAAGTCCAACCAGAACTCACCCCAGGAGATCAAGGCCAACAAGAACTCCATCTCCGGATCCAACTTCAATCCCAAAAACCCCACCCGCTTCACCATTCACGGCTGGACCTCCAGTGCCGATGACTACGTCAACTATGGCGTTCGCAACGCATGGTTCACCCGCGGAGACATGAACATGATCACCGTTGACTGGGGACGTGCACGTTCCGTGGATTATGCTTCCTCCGTCTTGGCCGTTCCCGGAGTCGGAGAGCAGGTCGCTGATCTGATTAACTTCTTGCGCTCCAACTATGGCATGTCTCTGGACAACACCATGATCATTGGCCACAGCCTGGGTGCCCATGTGTCCGGTTTCGCTGGCAAGAACGTCAAGAACGGTCAGGTGAACACCATCATCGGTCTGGACCCTGCCCTTCCCCTGTACAGCTACGACTCCCCCAACAAGCGTCTCAACTCCAACGATGCCTACTACGTTGAATCCATCCAGACCAACGGTGGTATGCTCGGCTTCCTCAAGCCCATTGGCAAGGGTGCCTTCTACCCCAACGGTGGCAAGTCCCAGCCTGGATGTGGTGCCGATTTGACCGGCTCCTGCGCTCACAGCCGTTCCGTGATTTACTACGCCGAGTCCATCTCTCAGAACAACTTCCCCACCATGCGTTGCGGTGACTACGAGCAGGCCGTCTCCAAGAGCTGTGGCAACACCTACAGCTCCGTGAAGATGGGCGCCCTCACAAATGCCTACATGGTTTCTGGAGATTACTATGTCCCCGTCAATGGCCAGTATCCATATGGCTATGGCAACTAA
- the LOC117792527 gene encoding phospholipase A1-like isoform X1, translated as MKLWFLLTVCALAGSVSSMSIGDRAGRINGENGWYVPQVDGSLMWLSMSEANEQLSAYETLNDLEINERISLNAVDFYLYTQRNPHEGQAIKPSKESIDASNFNAYYPTRITIHGWNSNYKDGVNSGVRAAWFLTGNYNMIAVDWSRGRSLEYASSVAAVSATGAKIAKLVDFLVKEYGMSLDTLEIVGFSLGAHVAGHTAKQVATGKVQKVVGLDPAMPMLSYDKPAKRLSSNDAFYVETIQTNGGTLGYTKPIGRAAFYPNGGKSQPGCGIDLTGGCSHTRAVSYYVESLMMNNFPSMRCPSYEYAINKDCGSTYSSVRMGSLQNELMAVGEFYVPVNKESPYGLGDTNENGNDSTTNAPGETSTSGSEPCTTTPEDVETTVTPTATTPAKETTTTRPSDDDKGKDHSTNIYILNLIFVNSHVNKHETN; from the exons ATGAAATTGTGGTTTCTCTTAACTGTTTGCGCGCTGGCTG GTTCAGTCAGCTCAATGTCCATTGGGGACAGAGCAGGACGCATTAATGGAGAAAATGGATGGTATGTGCCCCAGGTGGATGGCAGTCTCATGTGGCTAAGCATGTCTGAAGCGAATGAGCAACTATCTGCATATGAAACTCTCAATGACCTTGAGATCAATGAACGAATTTCCCTGAATGCAGTTGACTTTTATTTGTACACGCAACGTAATCCCCACGAAGGACAGGCTATAAAACCCAGCAAGGAGTCTATTGATGCCTCCAACTTTAACGCCTATTATCCTACCAG AATTACCATACATGGCTGGAACTCAAATTATAAGGATGGTGTGAACAGTGGAGTTCGTGCAGCCTGGTTCCTCACTGGAAATTATAACATGATTGCCGTGGATTGGTCGAGAGGTCGTTCTCTGGAATATGCCTCGTCGGTAGCAGCGGTTTCTGCCACGGGAGCCAAAATTGCTAAGCTTGTAGACTTTCTGGTAAAGGAATATGGCATGTCCCTGGACACACTCGAGATTGTGGGCTTCAGTCTTGGCGCCCATGTTGCAGGACACACAGCAAAGCAAGTGGCCACTGGAAAGGTACAAAAAGTGGTGGGTCTTGACCCAGCGATGCCCATGTTGAGCTATGATAAGCCGGCAAAACGATTGTCCAGCAATGACGCCTTCTACGTGGAAACAATTCAGACGAACGGCGGCACCTTGGGATACACAAAGCCAATTGGCAGAGCTGCCTTCTATCCAAATGGCGGTAAGTCCCAGCCTGGTTGTGGCATCGATTTAACCGGAGGTTGCTCTCACACACGTGCCGTGTCCTACTACGTTGAATCGCTGATGATGAACAACTTTCCCAGCATGAGGTGTCCTTCCTACGAGTATGCCATCAACAAGGACTGCGGCAGCACCTACAGCTCGGTTCGCATGGGTTCGCTACAGAATGAGTTGATGGCCGTTGGAGAGTTCTATGTGCCTGTGAATAAGGAATCACCCTACGGATTGGGAGacacaaatgaaaatggaaatgactCCACAACAAATGCGCCTGGCGAAACATCGACCTCGGGTTCTGAACCCTGCACGACTACGCCTGAAGATGTTGAAACAACTGTAACTCCTACAGCAACAACCCCAGCgaaggaaacaacaacaacgaggcCATCTGACGATGACAAAGGAAAAGACCATTCTACAAACATTTATATCCTGAATTTAATATTCGTAAATTCCCATGTCAACAAGCACGAGACAAATTAA